In Camelina sativa cultivar DH55 chromosome 16, Cs, whole genome shotgun sequence, a single window of DNA contains:
- the LOC104753131 gene encoding methyltransferase-like protein 17, mitochondrial isoform X1 — MAANVPKVFTVETLRSAAKQSLRLLVVPVRLRRAIKKYLREEDDPHIRKKVRQLSESFQEIKDTNLQLPESTAKSLADCMNSVETKRWKIQTVYGDSGLQYRDGETAAYIASRMPAVFSVCYRVLIEIRRRIPDFRPTRVLDFGAGTGSGFWAVQEVWPKSVERVNIVEPSQSMQRAGRNLIQGLKDLPLIHGYTSLLALSKEINKQCKEINEKSQRKHDLVIASYVLGEIPSLKDRITVVRQLWDLTDDLLVLVEPGTPHGANIISQMRSHILWMEKRKLRKLENKMKKAGAEKAVLDLKSGAHIVAPCPHDGKCPLENTGKYCHFVQRLQRTSSQRSYKRTKGVPLRGFEDEKFSFVVFRRGQRPRELWPLDGMKLETLKERRSNKKPEDLEIDYEDFIKSQVVEVPYINPRAYDSDTMDEEEEQEDGEGTDEDVEDTTDTTEEGDQEEEESERACVGGGWGRIIFPPFRKGKQVTLDMCVPTKEDGSEGAFERRVITKSKNPDLHLQAKKSFWGDLWPLTTQQESGKEKQVDAEWCRPDQDQKWGAWP; from the exons ATGGCAGCGAATGTCCCGAAAGTCTTCACTGTGGAAACCCTAAGGTCTGCAGCGAAGCAGTCTCTCCGCCTACTCGTCGTCCCCGTCCGTCTCCGGCGGGCAATCAAGAAATATCTCCGCGAGGAAGATGATCCGCACATTAGGAAGAAGGTTCGGCAGCTGTCGGAATCATTCCAAGAGATAAAGGACACGAATCTGCAGTTACCTGAAAGCACGGCGAAGAGTCTAGCTGATTGTATGAACTCGGTGGAGACGAAGCGGTGGAAGATACAGACCGTTTATGGAGATAGTGGTCTGCAGTACAGGGACGGTGAGACTGCTGCTTACATTGCTTCTCGTATGCCCGCTGTTTTCTCCGTCTGCTACAGAGTACTCATTGAG ATTCGTCGAAGAATACCGGATTTTAGGCCTACAAGAGTGCTGGATTTTGGTGCTGGCACTGGTTCAGGTTTCTG GGCGGTTCAAGAGGTTTGGCCAAAGTCTGTGGAGAGAGTAAACATAGTTGAACCATCTCAGTCAATGCAGCGTGCAGGACGTAACTTGATTCAGG GCCTCAAGGATTTGCCTCTCATCCATGGGTATACTAGCCTGCTAGCGCTTAGTAAAGAGATCAACAAACAGTGTAAAGAGATCAACGAAAAGTCCCAGAGGAAACATGATCTTGTCATTGCT TCCTATGTGTTAGGGGAGATACCATCTCTCAAAGACAGGATTACTGTGGTTCGCCAGCTCTGGGACCTTACAGATGATCTCTTG GTTTTGGTTGAACCAGGAACGCCACACGGTGCTAATATTATATCTCAGATGCGGTCACATATACTGTGGATGGAGAAGAGG AAACTACGTAAactggaaaataaaatgaagaaagCTGGAGCTGAGAAGGCAGTGCTCGATCTCAAATCTGGTGCGCATATTGTTGCTCCA TGCCCTCATGATGGAAAGTGCCCGCTTGAAAACACTGGAAAGTACTGCCATTTTGTTCAGCGGTTGCAGAGAACTTCATCTCAGCGTTCCTACAAG CGTACAAAAGGTGTTCCCCTACGCGGGTTCGAGGATGAGAAGTTTTCTTTTGTAGTTTTCAGGAGAGGGCAGCGCCCACG GGAGTTGTGGCCTCTTGATGGTATGAAGTTGGAGACATTAAAGGAGAGACGCTCAAATAAGAAACCTGAGGATCTAGAGATTGACTATG AGGACTTTATCAAATCACAGGTGGTTGAAGTGCCTTACATTAATCCAAGAGCATATGACTCTGATACCATggatgaggaggaagaacaagaagacggTGAAGGTACTGATGAGGATGTGGAAGACACAACTGACACAACTGAAGAGGGAGaccaagaggaagaggagagtgaGAGAGCGTGTGTGGGAGGCGGATGGGGAAGAATCATTTTCCCTCCATTCCGCAAAGGGAAACAAGTGACGTTGGATATGTGTGTGCCAACCAAAGAGGACGGTTCAGAGGGAGCATTTGAAAGGAGAGTGATAACAAAAAGCAAGAACCCGGACCTTCATTTGCAAGCCAAGAAATCCTTTTGGGGAGACTTATGGCCTCTCACGACTCAACAAGAAAGTGGGAAAGAGAAGCAAGTTGATGCTGAGTGGTGTCGCCCAGATCAAGACCAGAAATGGGGAGCCTGGCCTTAG
- the LOC104753131 gene encoding uncharacterized protein LOC104753131 isoform X2, with translation MEIVVCSTGTVRLLLTLLLVCPLFSPSATEYSLRFVEEYRILGLQECWILVLALVQVSEVWPKSVERVNIVEPSQSMQRAGRNLIQGLKDLPLIHGYTSLLALSKEINKQCKEINEKSQRKHDLVIASYVLGEIPSLKDRITVVRQLWDLTDDLLVLVEPGTPHGANIISQMRSHILWMEKRKLRKLENKMKKAGAEKAVLDLKSGAHIVAPCPHDGKCPLENTGKYCHFVQRLQRTSSQRSYKRTKGVPLRGFEDEKFSFVVFRRGQRPRELWPLDGMKLETLKERRSNKKPEDLEIDYEDFIKSQVVEVPYINPRAYDSDTMDEEEEQEDGEGTDEDVEDTTDTTEEGDQEEEESERACVGGGWGRIIFPPFRKGKQVTLDMCVPTKEDGSEGAFERRVITKSKNPDLHLQAKKSFWGDLWPLTTQQESGKEKQVDAEWCRPDQDQKWGAWP, from the exons ATGGAGATAGTGGTCTGCAGTACAGGGACGGTGAGACTGCTGCTTACATTGCTTCTCGTATGCCCGCTGTTTTCTCCGTCTGCTACAGAGTACTCATTGAG ATTCGTCGAAGAATACCGGATTTTAGGCCTACAAGAGTGCTGGATTTTGGTGCTGGCACTGGTTCAGGTTTCTG AGGTTTGGCCAAAGTCTGTGGAGAGAGTAAACATAGTTGAACCATCTCAGTCAATGCAGCGTGCAGGACGTAACTTGATTCAGG GCCTCAAGGATTTGCCTCTCATCCATGGGTATACTAGCCTGCTAGCGCTTAGTAAAGAGATCAACAAACAGTGTAAAGAGATCAACGAAAAGTCCCAGAGGAAACATGATCTTGTCATTGCT TCCTATGTGTTAGGGGAGATACCATCTCTCAAAGACAGGATTACTGTGGTTCGCCAGCTCTGGGACCTTACAGATGATCTCTTG GTTTTGGTTGAACCAGGAACGCCACACGGTGCTAATATTATATCTCAGATGCGGTCACATATACTGTGGATGGAGAAGAGG AAACTACGTAAactggaaaataaaatgaagaaagCTGGAGCTGAGAAGGCAGTGCTCGATCTCAAATCTGGTGCGCATATTGTTGCTCCA TGCCCTCATGATGGAAAGTGCCCGCTTGAAAACACTGGAAAGTACTGCCATTTTGTTCAGCGGTTGCAGAGAACTTCATCTCAGCGTTCCTACAAG CGTACAAAAGGTGTTCCCCTACGCGGGTTCGAGGATGAGAAGTTTTCTTTTGTAGTTTTCAGGAGAGGGCAGCGCCCACG GGAGTTGTGGCCTCTTGATGGTATGAAGTTGGAGACATTAAAGGAGAGACGCTCAAATAAGAAACCTGAGGATCTAGAGATTGACTATG AGGACTTTATCAAATCACAGGTGGTTGAAGTGCCTTACATTAATCCAAGAGCATATGACTCTGATACCATggatgaggaggaagaacaagaagacggTGAAGGTACTGATGAGGATGTGGAAGACACAACTGACACAACTGAAGAGGGAGaccaagaggaagaggagagtgaGAGAGCGTGTGTGGGAGGCGGATGGGGAAGAATCATTTTCCCTCCATTCCGCAAAGGGAAACAAGTGACGTTGGATATGTGTGTGCCAACCAAAGAGGACGGTTCAGAGGGAGCATTTGAAAGGAGAGTGATAACAAAAAGCAAGAACCCGGACCTTCATTTGCAAGCCAAGAAATCCTTTTGGGGAGACTTATGGCCTCTCACGACTCAACAAGAAAGTGGGAAAGAGAAGCAAGTTGATGCTGAGTGGTGTCGCCCAGATCAAGACCAGAAATGGGGAGCCTGGCCTTAG
- the LOC104753130 gene encoding WD repeat-containing protein 44-like: MGSSTRGDAQVEDDGRFFDAIQDEEQDSSAFHLWTTTTPDSVSNRRRKFLQSMGFSFNKTSPDDDDSQDDDDLQPPPQPDLNEVVTHVVDLLVRNESTASSSLFDISSSVSSSSQDTDDHTSLARNVSSSSSIPRGLLSESSSSKSGSFGDFHDTRTDDLLKRGAKSWLKKLGVLAHVFESLDCESVRSPLHQVARVHTHKKQFKELSSLSVDQDFSAHDGSILAMKFSPDGKYIASAGEDCVVRVWSVSEKDRTDNKYQVAEADSGVYFAMNQHSQIEPLKINNDITEKKTTTSFLRKSSDSTCVVLPPTVFTISETPLYEFRGHIGEILDLSWSDKGYLLSSSVDETVRLWRVGSDECLSTFTHNNFVTCVAFNPVDDNYFISGSIDGKVRIWDVSRSRVVDYTDIRDIVTAVCYRPDAKGAVIGSMTGNCRFYHIFDNQLEMDKKINIHGKKKVASKRITGLQFLPSDSEKVMVTSADSQIRILCGEDVICKLKASSLRTTSASFISDGKHIVSTSEDSCIHVWNYSQLPSKKPSSGTKRTRSYEGFLSHNVSVAIPWLRQGHRDELSECIIDLDRKLPKVDCFSPMKGSTTWPEEKLEDAAMSNRGKLKLLRSAWQPHLWGLVFVTATWDGRIRVFNNYGLPIRV; encoded by the exons ATGGGTTCTTCTACACGTGGTGACGCACAAGTAGAAGACGATGGTCGCTTCTTTGATGCCATTCAAGACGAAGAACAAGACTCCTCTGCTTTTCATCTCTGGACCACCACTACTCCCGATAGTGTTTCCAACCGACGCCGTAAGTTTCTCCAATCTATGGGCTTTAGTTTTAACAAGACTTCACCAGACGACGACGACTCCcaagatgatgatgaccttCAACCACCACCCCAGCCTGATTTGAATGAAGTTGTGACACACGTGGTGGATTTGTTGGTCAGGAATGAATCTACTGCTTCCTCCTCCCTGTTCGACATatcctcctctgtttcctcaTCATCTCAGGATACAGATGATCACACCTCGTTGGCCAGGAATGTTTCCAGTAGTTCTAGTATCCCCCGAGGGTTGCTGAGTGAATCCAGCTCTAGTAAATCTGGTAGCTTTGGCGATTTTCATGACACCCGAACAGATGATTTGCTCAAGAGAGGCGCTAAGTCTTGGTTAAAGAAGCTTGGTGTTCTGGCtcatgtttttgagtctttggaCTGTGAATCGGTTAGATCACCGTTGCATCAGGTTGCGCGAGTGCATACACACAAAAAGCAGTTCAAGGAGctctcatctctctctgttGACCAAGATTTCTCGGCGCATGATGGTTCCATCTTAGCCATGAAGTTCTCTCCTGATGGGAAATACATTGCAAGCGCTGGTGAAGACTGTGTTGTCCGAGTTTGGAGTGTATCCGAGAAAGATAGAACAGACAACAAGTATCAGGTAGCTGAGGCTGATTCCGGTGTTTACTTTGCCATGAACCAACACTCTCAAATTGAGCCCTTGAAGATCAATAACGACATAACTgaaaagaagacaacaacaagtttttTGAGGAAGTCATCGGACTCAACTTGCGTTGTGTTACCTCCTACTGTCTTCACTATATCGGAGACGCCTCTGTATGAGTTCAGAGGTCATATAGGGGAGATCTTAGATCTTTCCTGGTCGGACAAAggg TATCTCCTGTCATCTTCTGTGGACGAGACTGTTCGTTTGTGGAGAGTAGGTTCTGATGAATGTCTCAGCACATTCACTCATAACAATTTTG TGACTTGTGTGGCATTCAACCCTGTGGATGACAATTACTTCATAAGTGGATCGATTGATGGCAAAGTTCGGATATGGGATGTGTCTCGTAGTCGGGTTGTTGACTACACAGATATAAGAGACATTGTAACTGCTGTTTGCTACCGTCCAGATGCAAAG GGTGCAGTAATAGGTTCCATGACAGGTAACTGTCGCTTTTACCATATATTCG ATAATCAGCTGGAAATGGACAAAAAGATCAACATACatgggaagaagaaggttgCAAGCAAAAGGATAACTGGTCTTCAGTTTCTTCCCAGTGACTCGGAAAAAGTGATGGTTACTTCTGCTGATTCACAGATTCGTATCTTATGCGGAGAGGATGTTATCTGCAAGCTTAAAG CTTCTAGCCTTCGCACAACATCTGCTTCATTCATTTCAGACGGGAAACATATCGTCTCAACATCAGAGGATTCATGCATACATGTCTGGAACTACTCTCAATTACCCAGCAAGAAGCCTTCTTCAGGGACAAAAAGGACTCGGTCTTACGAGGGCTTTCTCTCACACAATGTGTCTGTGGCTATACCTTGGCTCAGACAAGGACACAGGGATGAACTGTCCGAGTGTATCATAGATTTGGACAGGAAGCTACCGAAAGTGGACTGTTTCTCTCCGATGAAAGGGTCAACAACGTGGCCTGAAGAGAAGCTGGAAGATGCTGCAATGAGCAACAGAGGGAAGCTGAAGCTTCTGAGGAGTGCATGGCAACCTCACCTGTGGGGGCTTGTGTTTGTGACAGCCACCTGGGATGGAAGAATCAGAGTATTTAACAACTATGGTTTGCCAATTCGGGTCTAA